The following is a genomic window from Rutidosis leptorrhynchoides isolate AG116_Rl617_1_P2 chromosome 8, CSIRO_AGI_Rlap_v1, whole genome shotgun sequence.
AAGTGAAGAAGAAGGTAAACTTTCGGCTAATTTCTCAAGAACCTTCTAATAGTAAAGCTGATGTGGTGATTCCAATTGACTCAGTGAAGGAGGCTTCGTTGAGGTATAATAACACATTATATGGTTATTTTTTAGTTCGTAGACTTCCTTTTCCTGTTGTTCATAACTATGTAATGAATGTTtggagaaaatttggtattgaaaaaactATGATGAATGCAAAAGGGTTCTACTTTTTTAAGTTTTCTTCAGAACAGGGAATGACAGGTGTAATGGAAGGTGGCCCTTGGATGATTCGTAACATTCCAATTATTTTGAATAAATGGGATCCTAATTTTTCATTAACGAAAGAAGACTTGTCCAGGGTACCGGTTTGGGTTAAACTTCATGACATTCCACTTGCTGGTTTTACTGAAACGGGACTGAGTGTGATAGCCTCTAAACTGGGAAAACCGTTGTTATTGGATTCGTATACCTCGACGATGTGTCTTGAGGCTTGGGGGAGACCAAATTTTGCAATAGCAATGATTGAGGTCTCATCAGAAATTGAATTGCGTGAATCTTTGAAGGTTGCTACTCCGAATCTTATTGATGGTTCTCGAACGATTGACGAGATTAAGGTAGAATATGAATGGAAACCGCCAAGGTTCTCTTGTTGTTGGATCTTTGGTCACAAAGATGTAGAGTGTCCAAAAGCTATTATTGTGGATGCTAGTACAGTTGTTGCTACTAACAAAGGTTATAAACAGGTTAAGAATGTTAGAAAGCCTGAAAATGGTGAAGATGTTAATCATCGGCAGAGTAAGGTTGGTATTCATGTTGGTAAAGCAAAATCCAAATTTGTGTATAGGAGAAAAGCCACTGTTGATAATAAAGGAGTAAATGGGTTGAATAACGCTGGTTCAAGTGGTGTAAAAGAGCCTTATGTTATGCTAAACCCATTTGATACTCTTAATGCTTGTAATGAAGATGGTGAATTAAAAATATCGGATGAGGCAATGGAGAATATAAATGATGTTGAGCCATGTTTAAATGAAACAGCAAAATTTATGACGGCTAAAACTCCTGAGGGGGCAAGCACTCCCTGTTTAGACGGTTTAAATGATTAATGTGGCTTCTTGGAATATACGGGGATTGAACCGTCTCCCGAAACAAAATGAGGTTCATGAGGTGGTGACTAGTAATAAATTGAGTATTTGTGCAATTTTAGAATTGCATGTGGCTATTGATCGACTTAGTAACATTTGTAATTCAGTTTTTCCTACATGGTTGTGGACGTCAAACAGTAGCGTTTGTGTAAAGGGGACGCGAATTATTGTGGGATGGAATCCGTCAATTGTCCAGATTATGGTTCTTGCTGTTTCGGATCAAGCTCTTCATTGCTTGGTTACTACTGTAGCGGATGGTAGTAaattatttatttcttttatttatgcTGCAAATAAATATATTCAGAGAAGACCGTTATAGCGTGAGTTATAGCGTGAGTTAGACATGCACAATGGTTTTGTGGGTTCAGAGCCATGGGTTATGATGGTGGATTTTAATGCGTCTTTGTCCATTGATGAGTCATCGATGGGGTCATCTAGAGTTACTATTGCTATGCGTGAGTTCCAAGAATGCGTTGATAGTATTCAGATGATTGATGTTAATTACTCAGGATTTCGGTTCACTTGGAATCAGCGACCGAGTTCTAATATCGGGTTATTGAAAAAGCTAGATAGAGTGATGGCTAATGATTCTTTTATTGAGAAATATATTGATTCTCATGTTCTTTTTCAGCCTTATCGCATATCAGATCATTGTCCTGCTATTTTAAAGATTCATGTTGCAAGTGAGTTAAAACGAAAGCCATTCAAATTTAGCAATTATATAGCGGATGATGCGGATTTTACTAATGTTGTACATGATGGATGGAACATTGAGATTGAGGGCCATATGATGTTTAAAGTGGTTAAAAAAATGCGCTTGCTTAAAGGTCATATTCGAAAATTAATGTGGAAGAAGGGAAATGTTCATTCAAATGTTTTGAATTTACGTAAGCGCTTGGATGAAGTTCAAAAAGAGTTAGACAATAACCCTCATGATGTGGATCTTCGGGTTTCGGAAGGAGATGTTCTTCGTCAATATAATGAGGCTCTTTTAGAAGAATAAAGTCTTTTAAAACAAAAGGGTAAAATTGAGTGGCTTCGAGTTGGCGATAGCAATTCAGGTTTTTTTCATAAAGCTGTTCGTGGGAGAGTCCATCGTAGTCGAATTCAAACTATCAAAAATCAGCATGGTTATATTGTTGAAGGTAGTAATGTCCCCTAAGTGATGGTTGCTCATTTTAATTCATTTCTTGGCTCTGTTGATAATTGTGATCCCATTGATCAGCCGCAGTCCTTGTTTTCTAAGCAAATTAATCCTTCGAAGGCTGTAGCTATGATTCGTGGAGTTACGGGCCAAGAAATTAAAGCAGCTATTTTTGATATTGGTGATAATAAATCGCCTGGTCCGGATGGTTTTTCTTCGACTTTCTTCAAGAAAGCATGGGATGTCATTGGCGAAGATGTAAATAAGGCTGTAAAAGATTTTTTTCAGAATGGATGGCTTTTAAAGGAGATAAATCATACTCTTATTGCTCTTCTTCCAAAGGTACAATCTCCTTCCAAAGTTTCTGACTTTCGGCCAATTTCATGTTGTAATGTTATTTACAAATGCATTAGCAAAGTGATTACCAACCGTATCAGATCGAGCTTGAAAGATGTGGTGAGTTTGAATCAATCTGCGTTTATTTCGGGTAGAAGAATATCGGATAACATCCTCTTGACGCAGGAGATCATGAAAAATTATCATCTTAATAGAGGAGTTCCGAGATGTGCCTTTAAGGTAGATATTCAAAAAGCTTATGATACGGTAGATTGGAATTTCCTTCGTGCAACTTTAAAAGGGTTTGGGTTTCCTAATTTAATGATAAAATGGATTATGAGATGTGTCACAACGACTTCGTTTTCTATTAATGTGAATGGAGAGATGCATGGTTATTTTAAAGGGATGCGAGGGCTTCGTCAAGGGGATCCTCTATCTCCTTATTTATTCACATTAGTAATGGAAGTTTTATCTTTGATGTTGAATAGAAGGGTTTCTCAATCGGATGAATTTAAATATCATCCTAAGTGCGATCAGTTGAAGATTGTTAATCTTTGTTTCGCTGATGATTTATTCATGTTCACACATGCACATGTGGATTCGG
Proteins encoded in this region:
- the LOC139863556 gene encoding uncharacterized protein; the encoded protein is MGKNSGGKKKNTGSQAGSRVLRSRVIGVDSKGSTERDETESESEQTSKLSKVIKENPSSHVECSGLQGNDNSVTLQVDKEFVKDDDYFCVHSANSNDGSEKIEDTYEEFPALSKVNNQKAKTSGGLHIKDVDKLDSDSNGTKLPNSYIKAVAGSQVKKKVNFRLISQEPSNSKADVVIPIDSVKEASLRYNNTLYGYFLVRRLPFPVVHNYVMNVWRKFGIEKTMMNAKGFYFFKFSSEQGMTGVMEGGPWMIRNIPIILNKWDPNFSLTKEDLSRVPVWVKLHDIPLAGFTETGLSVIASKLGKPLLLDSYTSTMCLEAWGRPNFAIAMIEVSSEIELRESLKVATPNLIDGSRTIDEIKVEYEWKPPRFSCCWIFGHKDVECPKAIIVDASTVVATNKGYKQVKNVRKPENGEDVNHRQSKVGIHVGKAKSKFVYRRKATVDNKGVNGLNNAGSSGVKEPYVMLNPFDTLNACNEDGELKISDEAMENINDVEPCLNETAKFMTAKTPEGASTPCLDELHVAIDRLSNICNSVFPTWLWTSNSSVCVKGTRIIVGWNPSIVQIMVLAVSDQALHCLVTTVADEPWVMMVDFNASLSIDESSMGSSRVTIAMREFQECVDSIQMIDVNYSGFRFTWNQRPSSNIGLLKKLDRVMANDSFIEKYIDSHVLFQPYRISDHCPAILKIHVASELKRKPFKFSNYIADDADFTNVVHDGWNIEIEGHMMFKVVKKMRLLKGHIRKLMWKKGNVHSNVLNLRKRLDEVQKELDNNPHDVDLRVSEGDVLRQYNEALLEE